A region of the Streptomyces durocortorensis genome:
GCGGGCGGTCAGCGGCCTGCGCTTCGGCTACGCCATGGGCTCCCCGGAATTCGTCGAATTCATCGAGAACCAGCGCTTCGGTGGATGTCCGCCCCTCGTCGCCGTGTCGGGAATCGCCCGCGACCTGGCCTACTCTGCGCACTTGCGGCGAGAGCAGCTCGGGGGAGGCGGCGTCTCGGAAGCCCTCTGGCAACGCTTCAAGGGCCTCAACGACGCCTCCCGCGAGCTGCTGGCCGTGAGCGACACCTCCGAGGTCGAGGAGTACCGGCTCGAACTGCGGGACATGTACCAGACCATCGCCGACAACAGGCGGCTCGCACAGGAGACGCTCCCGCCCTGGCAGCTCGCCGCGACACCGCTCCACGCCGGGTTCAACTACCTCGCCTGCATACCCGGCTCGGACGCCGATCCCCTCGCCTTCGGACGGCGCCTCTACGACGAGAGCCGCGTCTCCTGCTTCCCCCTGGCCTGCTTCACCGCCGACACCGAGCTGGCCGCGGCCAAGAGCCCCGAAGGTGCCCACTGGCTGCGGATCACCTGTGCCAGCGACCGGCCCGTCTTCGAGGCCCAGGTCGAAGCACTGCGCACGTTCCTGGCGGCCCACGCCTGAGGCGTGCGCGGACCGCTCCTGGGGCGTGCGGCAGACCGGACAGTGCTGCGACAGAAGAAAGGGAACGGACAGACGTAACCATGGCAACAGAAGACACCACGTCGGTGGCGGAGCCAGCGACGACGCCCGAGCGCCGTTGGCGCGGGCTGCTGACGAACCGCGACTTCATGATCGTCTGGGGCGGGTTCACCGTCTCGTCGGTGGGCACGGCACTCTCCAACCTGGCCGTGCCGATTATCGCGCTCGGCCTCTCCGGCTCACCCACCATGGCCGGTCTCGTAGGAGCCGCACGGCTCGCCCCCTACCTGCTGCTGAACCTCCTGGCCGGCGTGTTCATCGACCGCTGGGACCGCCGCCGCGTCATGATCGTCGCGGACCTGGGCCGCTTCGCCGCGCTGGCGACGGTCCCGGTCGCCTACGCCCTGGACAGCCTGACGATCGCGCACCTGGCCGCGGTCGCCTTCCTGGAGGGCGTCGGGCATGTCTTCTCGGCCGTCTCACACCTGTCCGCCCTGTCGAAGCTGGTCCCCCAGGAGCAGCTGGCCTCCGCCAACGCCCTCAACGAGGTGGCCGACTCCGCGGCCGGCGTCGGCGGGTCCGCTATCTCCGGCGCGCTGATCGGCCTGGCCAGGAACTCCACTCTTGGTGCGATCTACAGCTATGCCGTCGACGCGGTCACCTACCTACTTTCGGGGGCCTCGCTCCTGTTCGTGCGGAAGTCGTTCCAAGAGGAACGGCCGACCGACGAACCCCGCTCCGTTATGGCGGACCTCAAGGAGGGGATGTCGTTCCTCTGGCGGCAGCGCCTGCTGCGCCTGCTCATGGTGATGGTCACCTTGATCAACTTCCTTCAGGCGCCGCTCACTCTGGCAACCATCGTCCTTGCCACCGAGGACCTCGACATCAACGCCGGACTGATCGGCCTCATTCTCGCGGCGGTCGGCCTCGGCACGGTGGTCAGCGCGTTCGCCGCGTCATGGCTGCGTGAGCGCATCAGCCTGCGCACCATGGCACTCGGCTCCGTGGCCCTGTGGGCCGTCGCGGCAGCCATGATGGCCGCCGCACCGTCGATCGTCCTCCTCGCCGTCGGCGTCCTGATCACGAACCTGCTGTGGCCGATCTTCGCGGTGTCCCTGGTGACCTACCGGCTGTCTGCCACACCGGACCACCTCCAGGGCCGCGTCAACAGCGCCTTCCGCACCCTGTCGTTCGGCGTGGAACCCCTGGGACTGGCCATCGGTGGTGTACTGATCGCCTCTCAGGGCCCACGCTTCCTGTTCTGGGGAGCCGCGGCGGGCCTGTTCGCGATCTTCCTGGGCAGCGTCGCGACGTGGCGTGGGACGCTGACGCCGGAAACGGCTGCGGCCGCCTCGCCCGAGGAGGCCTGAGGGTCCTGCTCACGGGTGGCGGTCGCGCACCACGACGCGACCCGCTTTCAGTGCTGGAAGCGGCTGATCTGCCTGTGCACCGACTGCCACACCGTCACCCACTATGGATACGCCCAGGTCCGTGGCCTGGAGTCGAGAGCCTTCGCCCACCTGACCAACGTCACCAAGATGGAAGTGGTGACAGCCCGCCGCCACATCTATGCCGCGTTCGCGACGTGGCGCCGCTCGCAGCTCACGCGGAAGCTGTACCTGAGCATCCTCACCGATCCTGGGATCACCGTCAGGCGGCCGCCCAGCACGGAGAAGCGGCCCGGTATCGCTGTGGCAACACTCGCCGCCGAGCACGACCTGCTTCGGCCGGCCCCTGTGTCCCCGGATGCGGGAGAGATCGCAGTCGAACGCGGCATCGCTCGCTCCCCCGCCTGCACGCCCGGCGCCAGGCCACCCACCGTCCGGCCCCTGTGGTACCCGCCCCGCGTGAGGACTCACCCTCGTTGCTGCGACGCCTGTTTCGCCGGGCTATCTGAGCCAAACCCGAGCCCGAGACGAGCATCTTGGCCGCACTGCCGGTCAACCCCGGGCGCAGCGTAGAGGTTTTGACATGCACCCGGCAGTGCCCGCTGCCCATGAGCCCGAGGGTCAGGACCTGCATTCCGGCTACCGGTCTCCTTGTGCGGGCATGCGGCCGCACAGCGCGGTCGGCAGGCGAGCGGCTCTGCTCATCGCTGGAATCAGCACCGCTCTCCGGCGGAGCACGGCTGGACTGAAGGCAGACCGACTGTGGCGTTTGCGGTCATCTCTGAACATGCTGCGTGCTACTGCCCCTCGGGTCCCTAGCGTGTGCTGAGGCCGGGTGGGCGGTTGCCTGCCGGTCAGTCCGGAGGAGAGGCGGGAGGCGGTCCGGGTGTCCGAGTTCGAGCTACTCGACCGGAAGGAGCGCGCTCTGCGCGCCGAGACGGAGGTCCTGGACAAGGAGATCGCCGAGATCCGTCAGCGCCGGGACGCGGTGGAGGCGACCCTGCAGCGCATCGCTGACGCTCGCGCGACCCTGGAACAGCTCCTCGCGGACGATCCCGCCCCCTGCTCGGAGCCGGAGGAAGACCGTGTCGAGCCCGGGGCCGATGACGCGGGGCCGGACGGCGGCATGGCCGGAGGCGAAGAAGCGGATACCGAAGCCAGTGCCACGGGCTGGGACCGCAGCACACCGGGGCCCGTCGACATGGAGGAGGCCCGGCGCAGGGCCGTCACCCTGCTGGCGACGTCCGGCAGGAAGATGCGCGCCCGGGCCATCGCCGAGGCGATAGGCGAGGACGTGTCGACGGCCGCCCGGGTGGAGACCACCCGGGGTCGCCTGAAGACCCTGGTGACGGAAGGGGCGCTCATGGAGGACCCGGCGGGCGTGTTCTTCATCGCCACCTCTGGGCCCCCGGCCGAGGACGCCCCTGCTCCGGAGGATGCCTCTTGAGGGAGGAGTGAGGAAGTCTCCCGTGTCGGCCTGAGTGGCCGGTGCGGGGTGGGTCGGCACCGCCGCAGCCGTGGAAGGAAGGCGGCGGTGCCGGCACGCGAGCTGCCATGAGGTGGCTCCGCGCACTTGTGAGCGTAGGCGAGATGCTCGCCCTCAGGTGACCGGAGCCACGAAATCGTCACGCCCGAACGCTTCTCACGTTCGGGCAGGTGCGGATCGAGGCTGTTGTGTCACCTATTTCTTTCTTTTCTGATGGTTCGGGGAAACAGCGGTGCGCCGAGTGCGGCACCGAGTCGGGCGACGGTGGCGACGTCGGGCCAGCAGGTCGGCGATGGCCTGCCGGTTCACCCCAGAGGCCTCGGCGAGAGCGCGCAGGCTGAGTCCGCACTCGGAGATCGCCGCGGCCAGGGTGCGGGCGATGTCCTGGACGGCGACGGCACCGGGGTCGGTGAGGTCGGCTTCGGGCCAGGTTTCCGGGTCGCGGGCAAGCTCGCGCGGCGGGGTGCGCCGTTTCATGCCGCCGACCATGCTGATGCACTCCTTTACGTGAAGATCACGGCCGCCCCATTTTCTGGCTGCTTGACCAGCCGGTGGAGTTGGTCCGTGACGTTGAATCCGCAGGTCTCCGCCCACATCCGCGACTACCGCCCCCAGCTGCCCGCCGAGCGGTGGGAGCCGGTGTCCAGTCAAGTGCGGGCGGTGGTGACGGCGGTGTCTCCGGCCACCTGCGACATTGCGCGGCGCCTGCTGTATGTGGTGAGCCGGCTGGCGGTGTGGGCGGAATCGGTCGGTCTGCCGCGCGACCCTGGGTTGTGGCTGCGGACGGAGACCATCGACCGGTTCGTCCTGTCCGGGCTGGCCGGCCGGCCCGGCGGCACCGTCCAGTCGTGCCGTTGCTGGCTTCGCCGTACGCGGGAAGCGGTGGTGTGGGTCCAGCGGGGCGAGGCCCCGCCGATCCGGATCAAGGCCGACCGCTCGCCCCGGCCCCCGTACGAGGAGCACGAGCTCGCGGCTCTGCGCCGGTGGGTGCAGCTGCTGCCAGGCCGAGCCAGGCTGGACGGTCTCGCCCTGATGGCTCTGGCCGCCGGGTGCGGACTGGCCCCCGGCGAGCTCCGTACGGTACGCGGCCGAGATCTGCGCGCCATGCCGCAGGGCATGGTGCTGGTCGACGCGCCATGGCTGGACCGCCTGGTGGCCTGCCGCGCGGAGTGGGAAGTAGCCCTCGCCGAGATCGGCGAACTGGCCGGGGATGCCTACCTGTTCCGCCCGGGAAGGAAGGTCGAGGCCGCGAAAAACCTGGTCAGTTCGTGGTCGCTCCGGCACCGCCCGCACGCGGGGCTGCCCTGCCTTGAGGCACGCCGACTGCGGACGACCTGGATCGTGGGTCTGCTGCGGCAGCGCATCGACCCCGTACTGATCGTACAAGCGGCGGGAATGAGATCGGCAGCGGCTCTCGGCCCCTACTTCCACTGGGCACCCCCGCTCTCCCCTGAACAGGCGGCCGCGCTCCTACGGGGCACACGCCCGTGATGCGACGCCAGCAGGACCCGGACGATCCGGACGCACGGATCCGGCTGCTGCGGCCCAAACCGCCGCTGAGCGGGGCGATGAAGATCCCCAGCTCCAAGGTGGGCCAGCTGCTGGCCCTTCTGGACCGCTCCGGTGTCCCCCAAGAACTGGAAGAGCTCCTGGCCGACCGACCAGGCCCCCGAGGCATCCGCCCCCGCGTGGTCCTGGCCGGGCTGCTGCTGTCGGCCTACTACACCGGCCGCGCCACCGTCGCCGATGCATGGCGGTGTCTGCACTACAGCCTGGAGCCCGCGGCCCGCTCCTGGCTGGGCATCCCCGAACATCCGCCCAAGGGCCCCTACCAGCGAATCGCCACCAGCAGGCGCCTCTACCGGGGCCTGGACGCCATCACCACCGCGCTGGATCCGGTGCGGCACAATCGCCGCTCCCGACTGCCCCTGCTCCATGCCGACTTCCACGTCGCGCTGTGGAAAGCCCCTGAGAGTCGCGCCGCCGCCGACCGCCTTCAGCGCCTGGTCAACCGCCTGGTCCTGGCCACCGTCCGCATGGCCCAGCAGCGTGGGCTCCTGCGCGGCTGGAACGGCGACGTCGGCATCGACGCCACCGGTATCCCCGTGACCGCCCGCCAGAACAGCCCCTGGCGCGGCACCGCCTCCGTCGAGATCACCGCGGGCTGGCACGCCAAGGGCGGCACCGGAGAGAAGACCTTCGGCTACAGCGCCACCCTGGCCATCGCCGCCCACCACCGCGACATCGACGACGCCCCTCCCAAGGCGTACCCGCAGCTGTGCCTGGGCTTCGAGCTCGACACCCCCACCGTCCGCACAGGGCCCAACGCGGTCAACGTCCTCACCCAACTGGCCGGACTCGGCCTGCCCGCCGGCATCCTGGCCGCCGACCGCGCCTACACCAACTGCACCCCCGCCACCTTCCAGACCCCCGTGCGACGGCTCGGCTACCGGCTCGCCCTGGACTACAAGGTCAAAGAACGCGGACGGCAGGGCAGCTGGCAGGGAGCCCCGCTCGTCGACGGCTCGCTCATGTGCCCGCTCACCCCCGCCCCGCTCATCCACGCCACCACCAGCGCCGACGACGACACCATCCGTACCCCCGGCAGCGAGCTCGCCGAGAAGATCGAGGCCCGCGAGCCATACCACTTCAAGCTCAAGCAGGGGCCCGACGCCCGGGGAGCAATCCGCCTCCAGTGCCCGGCCTCGGGCCCGTCCCCCTCGGTCAACTGCGCCCGCCGTGACCGGCTG
Encoded here:
- a CDS encoding MFS transporter codes for the protein MATEDTTSVAEPATTPERRWRGLLTNRDFMIVWGGFTVSSVGTALSNLAVPIIALGLSGSPTMAGLVGAARLAPYLLLNLLAGVFIDRWDRRRVMIVADLGRFAALATVPVAYALDSLTIAHLAAVAFLEGVGHVFSAVSHLSALSKLVPQEQLASANALNEVADSAAGVGGSAISGALIGLARNSTLGAIYSYAVDAVTYLLSGASLLFVRKSFQEERPTDEPRSVMADLKEGMSFLWRQRLLRLLMVMVTLINFLQAPLTLATIVLATEDLDINAGLIGLILAAVGLGTVVSAFAASWLRERISLRTMALGSVALWAVAAAMMAAAPSIVLLAVGVLITNLLWPIFAVSLVTYRLSATPDHLQGRVNSAFRTLSFGVEPLGLAIGGVLIASQGPRFLFWGAAAGLFAIFLGSVATWRGTLTPETAAAASPEEA
- a CDS encoding XRE family transcriptional regulator; translation: MVGGMKRRTPPRELARDPETWPEADLTDPGAVAVQDIARTLAAAISECGLSLRALAEASGVNRQAIADLLARRRHRRPTRCRTRRTAVSPNHQKRKK